In a genomic window of Brassica rapa cultivar Chiifu-401-42 chromosome A10, CAAS_Brap_v3.01, whole genome shotgun sequence:
- the LOC103845526 gene encoding LOW QUALITY PROTEIN: F-box/FBD/LRR-repeat protein At5g22660 (The sequence of the model RefSeq protein was modified relative to this genomic sequence to represent the inferred CDS: inserted 1 base in 1 codon) — MQTTCRANLAMNERGTIRRSGEDWISFLPDPLLCQILSDLPTKNAVTTSVLSKRWRNLWLLIPVLDLDIDDFPDYTTFTSFXDFSKESCLHSLNLAFKRQDDGDPSLLASWIETAVLRKIQHLEVDCRMSFMSETTPLSLYLCETLVSLRLYFVALPSFESLSLPNLKVMHMEENLYADDEILEKLVSSCPVLESLTVVRNVDETVKVLRVWSKTLNSLKLVLDSSKSWYNDDSNDWEVLIDAPRLNYLSLEDDQSVSFVISNVASSAKVEIDVSFNVNDIWDMDESMERFSAVGKMLNGLSSARDMTISGTTLKIISHYMSFEPVPCFPNMIRLQTKLYMTDMLPNFLESFPNLQSLVLKLKGVRYSDTMWFSFVPKCLQTSLEYVEMTRPNCGAGIEMIRKLVKYLLENSVVLKKFTLRLECEGKEQESNVVKELMRFRRCSSSCVINVVRLEDDVCIFQHP; from the exons ATGCAGACGACTTGTCGAGCTAATCTAGCAATGAATGAACGAGGAACCATTCGAAGATCTGGAGAAGATTGGATAAGCTTCTTACCCGATCCTTTGCTGTGTCAGATACTCTCCGATCTTCCTACAAAGAATGCTGTTACTACTAGTGTCTTGTCCAAGAGATGGAGGAATCTCTGGCTTTTGATTCCAGTCTTGGATCTTGATATTGATGACTTCCCTGACTACACTACCTTCACCAGCT TAGACTTCTCCAAGGAGTCGTGTTTACACAGCCTCAACCTTGCTTTCAAGAGACAAGATGATGGTGATCCGTCTTTGCTCGCGTCGTGGATCGAAACCGCAGTTTTGCGTAAGATCCAACATCTTGAAGTTGACTGTCGTATGAGTTTCATGAGTGAGACGACCCCTCTAAGCCTTTACTTATGCGAGACTTTGGTTTCATTAAGACTCTATTTCGTTGCGTTGCCTAGCTTCGAGTCTTTATCTTTACCTAATCTCAAGGTAATGCATATGGAAGAGAATCTATACGCTGACGACGAGATTCTCGAGAAGCTCGTCTCCTCCTGCCCGGTTCTTGAATCTTTAACGGTCGTTAGAAACGTAGATGAAACTGTGAAGGTTCTACGTGTTTGGTCTAAAACACTGAACAGTCTCAAACTAGTTCTTGATAGTTCCAAGTCTTGGTATAATGATGATAGTAACGACTGGGAGGTTTTGATTGATGCTCCTAGACTTAACTATCTGAGTCTTGAAGATGACCAGTCGGTAAGTTTTGTAATAAGCAATGTGGCTTCATCTGCAAAGGTAGAGATTGATGTAAGTTTCAATGTGAATGATATTTGGGATATGGATGAGTCAATGGAGAGATTCAGTGCTGTTGGTAAAATGCTCAACGGGCTCTCTAGTGCAAGGGACATGACTATTAGTGGAACAACCTTGAAG ATCATCTCTCACTACATGAGTTTCGAACCGGTTCCTTGTTTTCCCAACATGATCCGGTTACAAACAAAACTGTATATGACTGATATGTTGCCAAATTTTCTTGAGAGCTTTCCGAATCTCCAATCCCTTGTCTTG AAGCTGAAAGGTGTAAGATATTCGGATACAATGTGGTTCTCATTCGTACCAAAGTGTTTGCAAACGAGCCTCGAGTATGTTGAGATGACAAGACCAAACTGTGGAGCTGGGATTGAGATGATCAGGAAGCTAGTTAAGTACTTGCTTGAGAACTCCGTAGTCCTCAAGAAGTTTACGCTGCGGTTGGAATGTGAAGGAAAAGAGCAAGAGTCTAACGTCGTTAAGGAACTCATGAGATTCAGGAGATGTTCTAGTTCTTGTGTTATTAATGTTGTTAGACTTGAAGACGATGTTTGTATTTTTCAACACCCTTAA
- the LOC103845525 gene encoding histone deacetylase HDT2 translates to MKFWGAEVKAGMPLKVRPQVDHLIHLSQATIDGAKKGESGLLYVNIDWKKYVIGTLSQDHIPQITFDLVFEQEFELSHSLSQGSVHFAGFKSPNIDQEDYPSDSEEDEVVAVPATSTVTSDGNAAAAASNVVKASEVKPESDEDDDDESDEEEDDSEDDGADPEKLMEVDEDDSEDEEEEETPKQPEPINKKRAAASASKTPVPAKKKTKTAVAATPQKTQNTEEKKKGGHAATPHPAKKGGKNANQSPKSGGQSSGGNKKQGNKGKGKGKGRA, encoded by the exons ATGAAATTTTGGG GAGCTGAAGTAAAGGCTGGGATGCCTCTTAAAGTGAGGCCTCAAGTAGACCATCTTATCCACTTGTCTCAG GCAACAATTGATGGAGCCAAGAAGGGAGAATCTGGTCTCTTGTACGTGAATATTGATTGGAAAAAATATGTCATTGGAACACTCTCTCAAGACCACATTCCCCAGATTACCTTTGACCTTGTCTTCGAGCAGGAGTTTGAGCTCTCTCACTCTCTGTCTCAAGGAAGTGTCCACTTTGCTGGCTTCAAATCTCCCAACATCGATCAAGAGGACTACCCTTCTGATTCTGAAGAGGACGAGGTGGTGGCTGTTCCTGCTACTTCAACTGTCACTTCCGATGGAaatgctgctgctgctgcttctaATGTCGTCAAGGCTTCTGAAGTGAAGCCTGAGTCAgacgaggatgatgatgatgagtctGACGAGGAGGAGGATGATTCTGAAGATGATGGAGCCGACCCGGAGAAATTA ATGGAGGTTGACGAGGATGATtcagaggatgaagaagaagaggagaccCCTAAGCAG CCTGAGCCAATCAACAAGAAGAGGGCGGCTGCATCTGCTTCCAAAACACCTGTCCCAGCAAAGAAGAAGACGAAAACAGCAGTAGCAGCCACTCCTCAGAAGACTCAGAACACAG aagagaagaagaagggcGGGCACGCAGCTACACCACACCCAGCTAAAAAGGGTGGAAAGAATGCTAACCAGAGCCCAAAATCTGGAGGTCAATCATCCGGTGGTAACAAGAA GCAAGGGAACAAGGGCAAGGGAAAAGGAAAGGGCAGAGCCTAA
- the LOC103845523 gene encoding protein TIC 100, whose amino-acid sequence MANNDDDDSQPQIDSPSDEEEEEEDQKSPNANSDEEPGSDSDSDSDSSSESENEGEPERETDGFNYIRPSDVPPDPNTTPETNIRRFNRVLEGKRVKRIQEEEERKYKFYEDLFDFPKDPERWKEEDLREVWADAPPEMTKPGWDPVWAEEEDWEVVNEEIQEGRDPGIQPFYVPYRKPYPAIPDNHYDIDTPKAVVEELDRIEEFLQWVSYIFPDGSSYEGTVWDDLAQGKGVYIAENGLVRYEGEWLQNDMEGHGVVEVDIPDIEPMPGSKLEEKMRAEGRIIKRDYMSPEDRKWLEMDVEDSVALTDGNYEVPYYENEEWITQFGEKPEKGRYRYAGQWKHGRMHGCGVYEVNERILYGRFYFGELLEEEHGCTVDICALHSGLAEVAAAKARMFVNKPDGMVREERGPYGDPQHAYFYEEDDVWMAPGFINQFYEVPEYWETYVEEVDQEREMWLNSFYKAPLRLPMPAELEHWWQNVEVTPEFVLLNKEPEPDPEDPSKLVQTEDPVILHTPTGRIINYVEDEKHGVRLFWQPPLEEGEDVDPSKVEFLPLGFDEFYGKEVAVKKEHPVKRFVLGIEKALKPMLDGIEKWTEEKKKENEERKEMLEKELELVEAEICLEEAIEDMDEVLKMKEQEEEKKTEMGLAEEEDEEDVVAVPVYKEEKVVVTPQEKKKQEDDDSDDDEDDDSDDDDDDGPSSFGSVDKRRSSPFSSSSLSFASCSLFPAVQSRLESSFLAWKQHRAEASKVIPGINKAVDSNASASIRFPPLSSNQARLKMGKVSNPGCVQRSSRSQSQLSSLSRLLSSSASCSSHDRSSGEDQGWLWKTPVEEMDAVLSLQVQTKCSNMFAETPALS is encoded by the exons ATGGCTAACAACGACGACGACGACTCACAGCCGCAAATTGACTCCCCAagcgacgaagaagaagaagaagaagaccaaaAATCCCCCAATGCCAACTCGGACGAAGAACCCGGCTCGGACTCGGACTCGGACTCGGACTCATCCTCCGAATCCGAGAACGAAGGCGAACCCGAACGCGAAACGGACGGGTTCAACTACATCCGCCCGAGCGACGTACCGCCGGACCCGAACACAACCCCGGAGACCAACATCCGGCGGTTCAACCGCGTGCTGGAGGGGAAGCGCGTGAAGCGGAtccaggaggaggaggagaggaaGTACAAGTTCTACGAGGACCTCTTCGACTTCCCGAAGGACCCAGAGCGGTGGAAGGAGGAGGATCTGAGGGAGGTGTGGGCGGACGCGCCGCCGGAGATGACGAAGCCGGGGTGGGACCCGGTGTgggcggaggaggaggattgGGAGGTGGTGAACGAGGAGATTCAGGAAGGGAGGGATCCTGGGATTCAGCCTTTCTACGTTCCCTATAGGAAGCCGTACCCGGCGATTCCGGATAATCATTATGATATTGATACTCCTAAGGCTGTTGTTGAGGAGCTTGATAGGATTGAGGAGTTTCTTCAGTGGGTTAGCTACATCTTCCCTGACGGCAGCTC GTATGAAGGCACAGTATGGGATGACTTGGCTCAAGGCAAAGGTGTTTACATTGCTGAAAATGGCCTTGTGAG GTACGAGGGTGAATGGCTTCAGAATGACATGGAAGGTCATGGGGTTGTCGAAGTTGATATTCCTGACATTGAGCCCATGCCAGGTTCCAA GCTTGAAGAGAAGATGCGTGCTGAAGGAAGGATTATCAAGAGAGATTATATGTCTCCAGAAGACAGGAAGTGGTTGGAAATGGATGTTGAGGACAGTGTTGCGCTAACTGATGGGAATTACGAAGTTCCTTACTATGAAAACGAAGAGTGGATCACTCAGTTTGGCGAAAAACC GGAGAAAGGTCGTTATCGCTATGCTGGTCAATGGAAGCATGGTAGAATGCATGGGTGTGGTGTTTACGAAGTTAACGAGCGCATCCTATAT GGTAGATTCTACTTTGGAGAGCTATTGGAGGAGGAGCATGGCTGTACCGTAGATATTTGTGCG CTGCATTCTGGTTTGGCGGAGGTTGCTGCAGCTAAGGCTCGAATGTTTGTAAACAAACCGGACGGAA TGGTTAGAGAAGAAAGAGGCCCATACGGTGATCCTCAACATGCTTACTTTTATGAAGAAGATGACGTGTGGATGGCGCCAGGTTTCATCAACCAGTTTTACGAA gTACCTGAGTATTGGGAGACTTACGTAGAAGAGGTGGACCAAGAAAGGGAAATGTGGTTGAACTCTTTTTACAAAGCTCCTTTGAGGTTACCAATGCCTGCTGAGCTCGAACATTGGTGGCAAAACG TGGAGGTAACACCAGAGTTTGTGTTACTGAACAAGGAACCCGAACCTGATCCAGAAGATCCTTCGAAACTTGTCCAAACGGAAGACCCTGTTATTCTACACACACCAACAGGTCGGATAATCAACTATGTAGAGGATGAGAAGCACGGCGTTCGACTATTCTGGCAGCCTCCTCTGGAGGAAGGGGAAGATGTGGATCCTTCGAAAGTCGAGTTTTTGCCACTCGGGTTCGACGAGTTCTACGGGAAAGAAGTGGCGGTGAAAAAGGAACACCCGGTGAAGAGATTTGTGCTTGGAATCGAGAAAGCGTTGAAGCCGATGCTTGACGGAATAGAGAAATGgacggaggagaagaagaaagaaaacgaGGAGAGAAAGGAGATGCTGGAGAAGGAGCTCGAGCTAGTCGAGGCTGAGATTTGCTTAGAGGAAGCTATAGAGGATATGGATGAAGTGCTAAAGATGAAAGAAcaagaagaggaaaagaaaaCTGAAATGGGTTTGGCTGAAgaggaggatgaagaagatgtGGTGGCTGTCCCGGTTTATAAAGAAGAGAAAGTTGTTGTCACTCcacaagagaagaagaaacaggAAGATGATGATTCAGATGATGACGAGGACGATGattcagatgatgatgatgatgatggaccATCGAGTTTTGGATCTGTGGACAAACGTAGGAGCTCTCCTTTTTCATCATCCTCGTTGTCTTTTGCTTCGTGCAGCCTCTTCCCGGCG GTACAATCAAGACTAGAGAGTTCATTCCTTGCATGGAAGCAACACCGAGCAGAAGCATCAAAAGTGATCCCAGGAATCAACAAAGCTGTAGATAGCAATGCATCAGCTTCAATCCGTTTCCCCCCATTGTCCAGTAACCAAGCCAGATTGAAGATGGGGAAGGTATCGAACCCGGGTTGTGTCCAGAGAAGCTCAAGATCTCAGTCTCAGTTATCGTCTCTGTCACGTCTACTATCTTCCAGTGCGTCATGTTCTTCTCATGATAGAAGCTCCGGTGAAGATCAAGGTTGGCTGTGGAAGACACCGGTTGAGGAAATGGACGCGGTATTGTCGCTTCAGGTTCAGACAAAGTGTTCCAATATGTTTGCAGAGACTCCGGCTTTGTCTTGA
- the LOC103845522 gene encoding arogenate dehydratase 5, chloroplastic: MQTVSPAFSCDLKSLIQTNLTAKTARYSHVNRKRVSVLCSYRSESFSFPNGIGSSRADWQSSCAILASKVASAENSSSITRGLADQVAAVNGHSNGSVNLSLVPSETKNGKPGLVQPLTNTDLSPAPSHGSTLRVAYQGVPGAYSEAAAGKAYPNSEAIPCDQFDVAFQAVELWIADRAVLPVENSLGGSIHRNYDLLLRHRLHIVGEVQIPVHHCLLALPGVRADCITRVISHPQALAQTEGSLNKLTPRAAIEAFHDTAAAAEYIATNNLRDTAAVASARAAELYGLQILADGIQDDAGNVTRFLMLAREPIIPRTDRPFKTSIVFAAQEHQGTSVLFKVLSAFAFRNISLTKIESRPHHNCPLRVVDDGSVGTKKHFEYTFYVDFEASMAEARAQNALAEVQEYTSFLRVLGSYPMDMTPWSTLPSEDA, translated from the coding sequence ATGCAAACTGTTTCGCCTGCGTTCTCGTGTGATCTCAAATCCCTAATCCAAACGAATCTAACGGCTAAAACCGCGCGTTACTCTCACGTAAACAGAAAGCGCGTGTCTGTTCTTTGTAGTTACAGGTCTGAATCGTTTAGCTTCCCTAATGGTATTGGCTCGAGCCGAGCTGATTGGCAGAGCTCATGCGCTATCTTAGCCAGCAAAGTAGCTTCCGCTGAGAACTCCAGCTCAATCACCCGTGGTTTAGCTGATCAAGTAGCCGCCGTTAACGGACACAGTAACGGCTCCGTCAATCTCAGCCTCGTTCCGTCAGAGACGAAGAACGGAAAGCCTGGATTGGTTCAGCCGTTAACAAACACAGATCTCTCGCCGGCGCCGTCTCATGGATCCACCCTCCGTGTCGCGTACCAGGGAGTTCCCGGCGCGTACTCCGAAGCTGCCGCCGGAAAAGCTTACCCGAACTCTGAAGCTATCCCGTGTGATCAATTCGACGTCGCGTTTCAGGCGGTGGAGCTCTGGATCGCCGATCGTGCCGTCCTCCCGGTGGAGAATTCTCTCGGCGGTTCGATTCACAGAAACTACGATCTCCTCCTCCGTCACCGTCTCCACATCGTCGGCGAGGTTCAGATCCCGGTCCACCACTGCCTCCTCGCTCTCCCCGGAGTCCGTGCAGACTGCATCACGCGCGTGATTTCGCATCCCCAGGCTCTGGCTCAGACCGAAGGATCGCTCAACAAACTCACTCCGAGAGCCGCGATCGAGGCGTTTCACGacacggcggcggcggcggaatACATCGCAACGAACAACCTCCGCGACACGGCGGCCGTGGCCAGCGCGAGAGCAGCGGAGCTCTACGGGCTCCAGATTCTCGCCGACGGGATCCAGGACGACGCGGGGAACGTCACGCGCTTCCTGATGCTCGCGCGTGAGCCGATCATCCCTCGCACGGATCGTCCCTTCAAAACGAGCATCGTCTTCGCCGCTCAGGAGCACCAGGGGACCAGCGTCCTCTTCAAAGTGCTCTCCGCGTTTGCGTTTCGGAACATCAGTCTGACGAAAATCGAGTCGCGGCCGCACCATAACTGCCCGCTCAGAGTCGTCGACGACGGAAGCGTGGGAACTAAGAAACACTTCGAGTACACGTTCTACGTGGATTTCGAGGCGTCGATGGCGGAGGCGCGTGCGCAAAACGCGCTAGCGGAGGTACAGGAGTACACGTCATTCCTGAGGGTGCTGGGAAGTTACCCAATGGATATGACGCCGTGGTCCACGTTGCCTAGCGAAGACGCATGA